In one Lycium barbarum isolate Lr01 chromosome 7, ASM1917538v2, whole genome shotgun sequence genomic region, the following are encoded:
- the LOC132601517 gene encoding uncharacterized protein LOC132601517 has protein sequence MEPFQDPIAIEEYRRKLGFQNCKVTLQLTHSSLNQSVLVSAVYAKCDRQEREELWEDMVDLANQQDLPWIIGGDFNVIVSDEKKQGGLPVSSNETLDFSTCIQSYGLIDVGFTRSKFTWWNGRTEEDCIFKRLDRILVNHNAHHIVKSFKLLNFWTKHHTFVEVVKENWTADFCRNPFYVFHQMLKKLKRALVQWSRNTYGNIFQQIATIEDTIKVKELQFENNASRENRMLLHQAQAELTRFLHLEEEYWKKKASMKWFNDGDRNTKFFHSYVKDRRNKLTLKRIQDPSGTWLENEVDIGSEAIRFFESQFSEENSGRDYANILAKVLPNIISHNQTGFVKGRSIAENILLAQEIIRDINLRAKHTNVVIKLDMAKAYDRLSWIFLTKVLRQFGFGEVLIDLVWRLLSNNWYSVLINGQSHGFFRSSRGVKKGDPLSPTLFIIAAEVLTRSLNKLQEKPSFIGYGMPKWSPQINHLSYADDTILFCSGDGYSLKNMMRRLRNYEKASGQLVNTDKSCYYVHHKVSARVNSRIKRHTKMRNVSRPV, from the exons atggaaccttttcaagatCCTATTGCTATTGAAGAGTATAGAAGGAAGTTAGGCTTTCAGAATTGCAAG GTTACTTTGCAACTAACTCACTCATCCTTGAATCAATCAGTGCTGGTGTCAGCAGTCTATGCTAAATGTGATAGACAAGAGAGGGAAGAGTTGTGGGAAGATATGGTGGACTTAGCAAATCAGCAAGACCTTCCTTGGATAATAGgaggggattttaatgtcatAGTGTCTGATGAGAAGAAGCAAGGTGGCCTTCCAGTCTCCTCCAATGAGACTTTGGATTTTTCTACCTGTATACAAAGTTATGGTTTGATTGATGTAGGATTCACTAGAAGTAAATTCACCTGGTGGAATGGGAGGACTGAAGAAGATTGCATATTCAAAAGGTTAGACAGAATACTGGTGAATCA CAATGCACATCACATTGTCAAATCTTTTAAGTTACTTAATTTCTGGACAAAGCATCATACATTTGTGGAGGTGGTAAAGGAGAATTGGACTGCTGATTTCTGTAGAAATCCATTTTATGTATTTCATCAAATGTTAAAGAAACTTAAAAGAGCACTGGTTCAATGGAGCAGGAACACATATGGAAATATATTTCAGCAGATTGCCACTATTGAAGATACTATAAAGGTGAAGGAGTTGCAGTTTGAAAATAATGCTTCAAGGGAGAATAGAATGCTGTTACATCAAGCACAGGCTGAACTAACCAGATTTTTACACCTGGAGGAGGAGTATTGGAAGAAGAAAGCTAGTATGAAATGGTTCAATGATGGAGACAGAAATACAAAATTCTTCCATTCATATGTGAAGGATAGGAGAAATAAATTAACTCTGAAAAGAATACAAGATCCTTCTGGTACATGGCTGGAAAATGAAGTAGATATTGGTTCTGAGGCAATCAGGTTCTTTGAGTCACAATTTAGTGAAGAAAATTCAGGAAGGGAttatgct AATATATTGGCAAAGGTTCTGCCTAATATTATTTCTCACAATCAGACAGGATTTGTGAAAGGAAGGAGCATTGCAGAAAACATATTACTGGCACAGGAGATCATAAGAGATATTAACTTGAGAGCTAAACATACTAATGTGGTGATCAAATTAGacatggcaaaggcatatgatagacTCTCCTGGATTTTTTTGACTAAAGTATTAAGACAGTTTGGGTTTGGAGAGGTTCTCATTGATTTAGTATGGAGATTGCTTTCAAACAACTGGTATTCAGTATTAATCAATGGTCAAAGTCATGGCTTTTTCAGATCAAGTAGGGGGGTAAAGAAAGGTGATCCACTTTCTCCTACATTGTTCATTATAGCAGCAGAGGTCTTAACAAGGAGTCTGAATAAGTTACAAGAGAAGCCAAGTTTCATAGGCTAtggaatgccaaaatggagtcctcAAATCAATCATTTATCTTATGCTGATGATACAATCTTATTCTGTTCTGGGGATGGATACTCTTTAAAGAATATGATGAGGAGATTGAGGAATTATGAGAAGGCTTCAGGACAGCTGGTCAATACTGATAAAAGTTGTTACTATGTTCATCACAAGGTTTCTGCCAGAGTTAATAGCAGGATTAAAAGACATACTAAGATGagaaatgtgtcacgacccgtctag
- the LOC132601518 gene encoding uncharacterized protein LOC132601518, protein MGIATNMEAEAEAIKQALKFCKEHNIQQVQLETDSLVLLNILQDTWITPWDLRNQIEEIKQDMRAIQVQINHIFREGNMLADFLANQALDHAGIKVHDFILMPSDGRRILNMDKSQLPQLRIRTRRIQQLDHQQ, encoded by the coding sequence ATGGGAATAGCAACAAACATGGAAGCTGAAGCTGAGGCTATAAAACAGGCACTGAAGTTCTGTAAAGAACACAACATTCAACAGGTTCAACTGGAGACTGATTCACTTGTCCTTCTAAACATCTTACAAGATACATGGATCACTCCATGGGACCTGAGAAATCAGATTGAAGAGATCAAACAGGACATGAGAGCAATACAGGTACAGATTAATCATATTTTCAGAGAAGGCAACATGTTGGCAGACTTTCTAGCAAACCAGGCTTTGGATCATGCAGGGATCAAAGTACATGACTTTATACTCATGCCTTCAGATGGAAGAAGAATTCTCAATATGGACAAATCACAACTGCCTCAACTAAGGATTAGAACAAGGAGGATTCAGCAGCTTGATCATCAACAATGA